From Rhodovastum atsumiense, a single genomic window includes:
- a CDS encoding glycine--tRNA ligase subunit alpha: METNTHAQPGSAPPSFQDLILRLHAYWARQGCVILQPYDVEMGAGTFHPATTLRALGKRPWAAAYVQPSRRPSDGRYGENPNRLQHYYQYQVIIKPSPADAQQLLLDSYREIGLDPLRHDFRFVEDDWESPTLGAWGLGWEVWCDGMEVGQFTYFQQVGGIPTDLPSFEMTYGLERLAMYVQDVENVYDLDFNGRGVKYGDVFLRAEREYSAHNFEYADTAMLARHFEDAERECAALLARKVALPAYDQCIKASHLFNLLDARGVISVAERASYIGRVRALAKGCCETWLAGETA; the protein is encoded by the coding sequence ATGGAAACCAACACACACGCCCAGCCAGGTTCGGCCCCGCCGAGCTTCCAGGATCTGATTCTGCGACTGCACGCCTACTGGGCGCGACAGGGTTGCGTCATCCTGCAGCCCTACGACGTTGAAATGGGGGCCGGCACCTTTCACCCGGCGACCACGTTGCGCGCACTGGGCAAGCGCCCCTGGGCGGCCGCCTATGTGCAGCCCAGCCGTCGCCCTTCGGATGGTCGTTACGGTGAAAACCCGAATCGCCTGCAGCACTACTATCAATATCAGGTGATCATCAAGCCAAGCCCGGCAGATGCCCAGCAATTGCTGCTGGATAGCTACCGGGAAATCGGGCTCGATCCGCTGCGCCACGACTTCCGCTTTGTGGAGGATGACTGGGAAAGCCCGACGCTCGGGGCGTGGGGCCTGGGATGGGAAGTCTGGTGCGACGGCATGGAGGTCGGCCAGTTCACTTATTTCCAGCAGGTTGGCGGCATCCCGACCGACCTGCCGAGCTTCGAGATGACCTACGGGCTCGAACGCCTGGCCATGTACGTGCAGGACGTCGAGAACGTCTATGACCTCGACTTCAACGGCCGCGGCGTCAAATACGGCGACGTGTTCCTGCGGGCCGAGCGCGAATACAGCGCCCATAACTTCGAGTATGCGGATACGGCGATGCTGGCCCGGCATTTCGAGGATGCCGAGCGCGAATGCGCCGCCCTGCTGGCCCGGAAGGTGGCGCTGCCCGCCTATGACCAGTGCATCAAGGCGAGCCACCTGTTCAACCTGCTCGATGCCCGTGGCGTGATCAGCGTGGCCGAACGCGCCAGCTACATCGGCCGGGTGCGCGCCCTCGCCAAGGGCTGCTGCGAGACCTGGCTTGCCGGAGAGACGGCGTGA
- a CDS encoding Txe/YoeB family addiction module toxin produces MKVHFSEEGWEDYQHWCQHDRTVLDKINALIEDTRRRPFTGLGKPEPLKAALSGWWSRRITGEHRLVYRVAGAGAEQRIEIVQCRYHY; encoded by the coding sequence TTGAAGGTCCATTTCAGTGAGGAAGGCTGGGAGGATTACCAGCACTGGTGCCAGCACGACCGGACCGTGCTCGACAAGATCAACGCCCTTATCGAGGACACAAGGCGGCGGCCTTTCACCGGCCTCGGCAAACCGGAACCGCTGAAAGCCGCGCTATCGGGGTGGTGGTCCCGCCGCATCACCGGCGAGCATCGGCTCGTCTACCGCGTTGCCGGGGCCGGCGCCGAACAGCGCATCGAAATCGTCCAGTGCCGGTACCACTATTAA
- a CDS encoding DUF2659 family protein, translating into MPDIFDEVNEDLRAERARRLLQRYGGLLVVAVVLVVAGAGGWQAWKWYQARETDRIATIFLRGIDAAGGPPGEARKQALVDFAEVVRDGGTGYRTLARLREAALKADTGDLAGAEDLWRQVADDSGAEKLLRDLAVLQSVLHQIDAGDPAALAARLKPLASPDNPWHALAEEVQALLDIRQGNKDAARDTLKRLAQDVTAPDGVRGRANGLLARLGE; encoded by the coding sequence GTGCCCGATATCTTCGACGAAGTGAACGAGGACCTCCGCGCCGAGCGCGCCCGCAGGTTGCTGCAGCGCTATGGCGGGTTGCTGGTGGTGGCCGTCGTCCTGGTCGTGGCGGGCGCGGGCGGCTGGCAGGCCTGGAAATGGTATCAGGCCAGGGAAACCGATCGCATCGCCACCATCTTCCTCAGGGGCATCGACGCCGCCGGTGGCCCGCCGGGCGAGGCCCGCAAGCAGGCCCTGGTCGATTTCGCCGAGGTGGTGCGCGATGGCGGCACCGGCTACCGCACCCTCGCCCGGCTGCGCGAGGCGGCGCTGAAGGCCGATACCGGCGACCTCGCCGGCGCCGAGGATCTGTGGCGCCAGGTCGCCGACGATTCGGGGGCCGAGAAGCTGCTGCGCGACCTCGCCGTGCTGCAATCGGTGCTGCACCAGATCGACGCCGGCGATCCGGCCGCGCTGGCCGCCCGGCTGAAGCCCCTCGCTTCCCCCGACAATCCCTGGCACGCGCTCGCGGAAGAAGTCCAGGCGCTGCTCGACATCCGGCAGGGCAACAAGGACGCGGCCCGCGACACGCTCAAGCGGCTTGCCCAGGACGTGACGGCGCCGGACGGCGTGCGCGGCCGGGCCAACGGGTTGCTGGCGCGGCTGGGTGAATGA
- the asnB gene encoding asparagine synthase (glutamine-hydrolyzing), translating into MCGIAGILALPDAAAPQTGVLETLARALAHRGPDGSGHAVVGRVALVHTRLAIIDLAGGDQPLFAGSAALVGNGEVYNYRELRAELPDTRFATHSDNEPPLHLFLREGADFARHLRGMYAIAIHDRAARTVCLSRDPFGIKSLYTAETPAGLAFASEPRALLEAGLVARRLRPAARDELLQMQFTTGSETIFEGIRRLLPGETLVCADGHVLERRRIAALPEGGPEEIDEDTALRRLDRALEESVDLHQRSDVPYGMFLSGGIDSTAILTMMARLNDQPVLAYTAGFDVPGAADERAPAAEVAKALGARHESIEVSEAEVWRHLPEIVACMDDPAADYAIIPTWFLARRARQDVKVVLSGEGGDEIFAGYGRYRSVARPWWRGGRVMRARGTFDRLDVLRTRPAAWRDGIAAAEAGAAAGGRTRIAAAQATDIADWLPHDLLLKLDRCLMAHAVEGRTPFLDPGVAAAAFRLPDELKVRQGLGKWLLRQWLARHCPAARPFARKQGFTVPIGAWMAARGDRLGPLVAAQPGVAEIAEPSRVCALFRSAAGKRESVGAWHLLFYALWHHTHIMGLSPGGDVFETLAASR; encoded by the coding sequence ATGTGCGGCATCGCCGGCATCCTCGCCCTTCCTGACGCGGCGGCACCGCAGACCGGTGTGCTGGAAACGCTGGCCCGCGCGCTCGCGCATCGTGGCCCCGACGGATCGGGGCATGCCGTGGTCGGGCGGGTCGCGCTGGTGCACACGCGGCTGGCCATCATCGACCTCGCCGGCGGCGACCAGCCGCTGTTCGCCGGCTCGGCGGCGCTGGTCGGCAACGGCGAGGTCTATAATTACCGGGAATTGCGGGCGGAGCTGCCGGACACGCGCTTCGCCACCCACAGCGACAACGAACCGCCGCTGCACCTGTTCCTGCGCGAAGGCGCCGACTTCGCCCGGCACCTGCGCGGCATGTACGCGATCGCCATCCACGACCGCGCCGCGCGCACGGTCTGCCTGTCGCGCGACCCGTTCGGCATCAAGTCGCTCTATACCGCCGAGACACCGGCCGGACTGGCCTTCGCCTCCGAACCGCGGGCCCTGCTGGAGGCGGGGCTGGTGGCGCGGCGGCTGCGCCCGGCGGCACGCGACGAGCTGCTGCAGATGCAGTTCACCACCGGATCCGAAACGATCTTCGAGGGCATCCGCCGCTTGCTGCCCGGCGAAACCCTGGTCTGCGCCGATGGCCACGTGCTGGAGCGCCGGCGCATCGCGGCCTTGCCCGAAGGCGGGCCGGAGGAGATCGACGAGGACACCGCGCTGCGGCGACTCGACCGGGCGCTGGAGGAAAGCGTCGACCTGCACCAGCGCAGCGACGTGCCGTACGGCATGTTCCTCTCCGGCGGCATCGACAGCACTGCCATCCTGACCATGATGGCGCGGCTGAACGACCAGCCGGTGCTGGCCTACACCGCCGGCTTCGACGTGCCCGGCGCCGCCGACGAGCGCGCGCCGGCGGCCGAGGTGGCGAAGGCGCTCGGCGCCCGCCACGAGAGCATCGAGGTGAGCGAGGCCGAAGTCTGGCGCCACCTGCCGGAGATCGTTGCCTGCATGGACGATCCGGCGGCCGACTACGCCATCATTCCTACCTGGTTCCTGGCGCGGCGGGCCCGGCAGGACGTCAAGGTGGTGCTCTCCGGCGAGGGCGGCGACGAGATCTTCGCCGGCTATGGCCGCTATCGCAGCGTCGCCCGGCCGTGGTGGCGCGGCGGGCGGGTGATGCGCGCGCGCGGCACCTTCGACCGGCTGGACGTGCTGCGCACCCGCCCCGCCGCCTGGCGCGACGGCATCGCCGCGGCGGAAGCCGGGGCCGCGGCGGGCGGGCGCACCCGCATCGCGGCGGCGCAGGCGACCGACATCGCCGACTGGCTGCCGCACGACCTGCTGCTCAAGCTCGACCGCTGCCTGATGGCGCATGCGGTGGAGGGGCGCACCCCCTTCCTCGATCCCGGCGTGGCGGCGGCGGCGTTCCGCCTGCCCGACGAGTTGAAAGTCCGGCAGGGCCTGGGCAAGTGGTTGCTGCGGCAATGGCTGGCCCGGCACTGCCCGGCGGCCCGGCCCTTCGCGCGCAAGCAGGGCTTCACCGTGCCGATCGGCGCCTGGATGGCGGCGCGCGGCGACCGGCTCGGGCCGCTGGTGGCGGCGCAGCCGGGCGTGGCGGAGATCGCCGAGCCGTCGCGGGTCTGCGCCCTGTTCCGCAGCGCCGCCGGCAAGCGCGAATCGGTCGGGGCCTGGCACCTGCTGTTCTACGCGCTGTGGCACCACACCCACATCATGGGGCTGTCGCCCGGCGGCGACGTGTTCGAGACGCTGGCCGCCTCCCGCTGA
- a CDS encoding PQQ-binding-like beta-propeller repeat protein, with amino-acid sequence MADRPTGAARLPRRAALLMSVGLLGGCSMFDDLFSDTKPKLPGERISVMNPRRGLEIDPRAGQVTLPPPLANADWPQAGGTPAHAMGHLQAGERLATAWRAGIGEGGGYRRKITAQPVIAAGRVFTMDSDAVVTAYDAGSGRQLWRLETQPAEDRSTNIGGGIGVDGDTLYAGTGRAEVLAIEAATGKIRWRKPTDRPVRSAPTIAEGRLFVAIMNDELLALATDDGRKLWSYQARTPETSVLGLPAPAYADGVVVAGFGSGELVGLRATSGTVAWSDSLASARGRNSMLDLSAIRGLPALADGRVYAGSLGGLTISLDPRTGRRLWERDVATGDTLWVAGEWLFLLGTEGQLAAISRSEGRVAWVTQLPRFEDEKKQEDPIRWIGPVLAGGRLLLGGSDGTLAMINPITGEVLGRQELPGPLSVSPAVAGGMVYLVTQDATLVALR; translated from the coding sequence ATGGCTGACCGACCCACCGGCGCTGCGCGCCTCCCGCGCCGCGCCGCCCTGCTGATGTCCGTCGGATTGCTGGGCGGATGCAGCATGTTCGACGACCTCTTCAGCGATACCAAGCCGAAGCTGCCCGGCGAGCGCATCTCGGTGATGAACCCGCGCCGCGGCCTGGAGATCGATCCCCGCGCCGGCCAGGTGACGCTGCCGCCCCCGCTCGCCAATGCCGACTGGCCACAGGCCGGCGGCACCCCCGCCCATGCCATGGGCCACCTGCAGGCCGGCGAGCGGCTGGCCACCGCCTGGCGCGCCGGCATCGGCGAGGGCGGCGGCTACCGCCGCAAGATCACCGCCCAGCCGGTCATCGCAGCCGGCCGGGTGTTCACCATGGACAGCGACGCCGTGGTGACGGCCTACGACGCCGGCTCCGGCCGCCAGCTCTGGCGGCTGGAAACCCAGCCCGCGGAGGACCGCAGCACCAATATCGGCGGCGGCATCGGCGTGGATGGGGATACGCTGTACGCCGGCACGGGCCGCGCCGAGGTCCTCGCCATCGAGGCCGCCACCGGCAAGATCCGCTGGCGCAAGCCCACCGACCGCCCGGTCCGCTCGGCCCCCACCATCGCCGAGGGCCGCCTGTTCGTCGCCATCATGAACGACGAGCTGCTGGCGCTCGCCACCGATGACGGGCGCAAGCTCTGGTCGTACCAGGCCCGCACCCCGGAAACCAGCGTGCTCGGCCTGCCCGCCCCGGCCTATGCCGACGGGGTGGTGGTGGCCGGGTTCGGCTCGGGCGAGTTGGTCGGGCTGCGCGCCACCTCCGGCACCGTCGCCTGGAGCGACAGCCTCGCCTCGGCGCGCGGGCGCAACAGCATGCTCGACCTCTCGGCGATCCGGGGCCTGCCGGCCCTGGCGGACGGGCGGGTCTATGCCGGCAGCCTCGGCGGGCTGACCATCTCGCTCGACCCGCGCACCGGCCGGCGGCTGTGGGAACGCGACGTGGCCACCGGCGACACGCTCTGGGTGGCCGGCGAGTGGCTGTTCCTGCTGGGGACCGAGGGCCAGCTCGCCGCGATCTCCCGCAGCGAAGGGCGCGTCGCCTGGGTCACCCAGCTTCCCCGATTTGAGGACGAAAAGAAACAGGAGGACCCGATCCGCTGGATCGGCCCGGTGCTGGCCGGCGGCCGGCTGCTGCTCGGCGGCAGCGACGGCACCCTGGCGATGATCAATCCCATCACCGGCGAGGTGCTGGGTCGCCAGGAATTGCCCGGGCCACTTTCGGTGTCGCCGGCAGTGGCCGGCGGCATGGTGTATTTGGTAACGCAGGACGCGACGCTCGTCGCGCTGCGGTAA
- the der gene encoding ribosome biogenesis GTPase Der — MLPIVVIAGRPNVGKSTLFNRLAGRRAALVADTPGVTRDRKEAEATLRGRRVRLVDTAGLEESAPETLYGRMRASSATAVSGADLVLFVVDARAGITPPDAHFADWLRRQGRPVLLVVNKAEGRAGANAALEAYALGLGDPVAVSAEHGEGLADLMREIADRLPAEDAAEGDADRPLKLAIVGRPNAGKSTLLNQLVGEERMITGPEPGLTRDAVAVLITDEQGQVVEVVDTAGLRRRARIEQALEKMSVSAAIEALKMAEVVVLAVDGTEGLHEQDLQIARLIEREGRACVLVLNKWDVVPDRAAARKAVADRLETSLAQLKGLPVVTMSALTGHGVDKLLPAVRQAHAVWNMRVATGALNRWFEAALERHQPPLVDGRRLKLRYITQAKARPPTFVVFGTRAEQTPDAYQRYLVNGLRESFELPGTPIRLQFRGTQNPYAET, encoded by the coding sequence ATGCTCCCCATCGTGGTGATCGCCGGACGGCCGAATGTCGGCAAGTCCACCCTGTTCAACCGTCTGGCCGGGCGCCGCGCGGCGCTGGTGGCCGACACCCCTGGCGTGACCCGCGACCGCAAGGAGGCCGAGGCGACGCTGCGCGGCCGGCGGGTGCGCCTGGTCGATACCGCGGGCCTGGAGGAATCGGCGCCCGAGACACTGTACGGGCGGATGCGCGCCTCCTCCGCGACCGCGGTTTCCGGGGCGGACCTGGTGCTGTTCGTGGTGGACGCGCGCGCCGGCATCACCCCTCCCGACGCGCATTTCGCCGACTGGCTGCGCCGGCAGGGTCGGCCGGTGCTGCTGGTGGTCAACAAGGCCGAGGGCCGCGCCGGCGCCAATGCCGCGCTGGAAGCCTACGCGCTCGGGCTCGGCGATCCGGTCGCCGTCTCGGCCGAGCACGGCGAGGGCCTCGCCGACCTGATGCGCGAGATCGCCGACCGCCTGCCGGCCGAGGACGCGGCCGAGGGCGACGCCGACCGCCCGCTGAAGCTCGCCATCGTCGGCCGGCCCAATGCCGGCAAGTCGACCCTGCTGAACCAGTTGGTCGGCGAGGAACGCATGATCACCGGCCCGGAGCCGGGGCTGACCCGCGACGCGGTGGCCGTGCTGATCACCGACGAGCAGGGCCAGGTGGTCGAGGTGGTCGACACCGCCGGGCTGCGCCGCCGCGCCCGCATCGAGCAGGCGCTGGAGAAGATGTCGGTCTCCGCCGCCATCGAGGCGCTGAAGATGGCCGAGGTGGTGGTGCTGGCGGTGGACGGCACCGAGGGCCTGCACGAACAGGACCTGCAGATCGCCCGGCTGATCGAGCGCGAGGGCCGCGCCTGCGTGCTGGTGCTGAACAAATGGGACGTCGTCCCCGATCGCGCCGCCGCGCGCAAGGCGGTGGCGGACCGGCTGGAAACCAGCCTCGCCCAGTTGAAGGGGCTGCCGGTGGTGACGATGTCGGCGCTCACCGGCCACGGCGTGGACAAGCTGCTGCCGGCGGTGCGGCAGGCGCATGCGGTGTGGAACATGCGTGTCGCGACCGGCGCCCTGAACCGCTGGTTCGAGGCGGCGCTGGAGCGCCACCAGCCGCCGCTGGTGGACGGCCGGCGGCTGAAGCTGCGCTACATCACCCAGGCCAAGGCGCGCCCGCCCACCTTCGTGGTGTTCGGCACCCGCGCCGAGCAGACGCCGGACGCCTACCAGCGCTACCTGGTGAACGGCCTGCGCGAGAGCTTCGAGCTGCCGGGAACGCCAATCCGGCTGCAGTTCCGCGGCACCCAGAACCCCTACGCGGAAACCTGA
- a CDS encoding type II toxin-antitoxin system Phd/YefM family antitoxin, which yields MPHVPYTELRQNLSRYMDEAIESRVPITITRQGGKGNVVLLSEEEFEGWMETVHLLRSPANAQRLLRSIASVEAGGARERDIIPATGPRD from the coding sequence ATGCCCCATGTGCCCTATACCGAGCTGAGGCAGAACCTGTCCCGCTACATGGACGAGGCAATCGAAAGCCGCGTGCCCATCACGATCACCCGGCAGGGCGGCAAGGGCAACGTGGTGCTGCTGTCGGAAGAAGAGTTCGAGGGGTGGATGGAGACGGTCCACCTGCTCCGCAGCCCCGCCAATGCCCAGCGGCTGCTGCGGTCCATCGCTTCCGTCGAGGCCGGGGGCGCCCGGGAGCGGGACATCATCCCCGCCACCGGACCACGGGATTGA
- a CDS encoding DUF2076 domain-containing protein: MTNEERDLITRFIQRVGGAQPGGGFAAGAGGQQATPPLPPVDREADALIADLFQRSPEARYRITQMAFVQEHALVEASNRIQRLEWELQQARQQAQQAQQQQQPAASPWGQPQQPQESRGFFSGLFGGGRSAPPQGPQGPQQPYQQQYAPPPPQPQYPPGYNPGMFQQRGSGFLGSALTTAAGVAGGMVAGHALMNLFSGGSGAATHAASSAASGFLPAEGASPWSTPTAATPATDPYDAGGAEKSVADNSGWSSGGQQAGWDQPVADQSWDQASADDSGWSDGAGSDDEWT; encoded by the coding sequence ATGACGAACGAGGAACGCGACCTCATCACCCGCTTCATCCAGCGGGTCGGCGGCGCCCAGCCCGGCGGCGGGTTCGCGGCCGGGGCCGGCGGACAGCAGGCGACCCCGCCGCTGCCCCCCGTCGACCGCGAGGCCGACGCCCTGATCGCCGATCTGTTCCAGCGCAGCCCCGAAGCCCGCTATCGCATCACCCAGATGGCCTTCGTGCAGGAACACGCCCTGGTCGAGGCCTCGAACCGCATCCAGCGCCTGGAATGGGAACTGCAACAGGCGCGCCAGCAGGCGCAGCAGGCCCAGCAGCAGCAGCAGCCGGCCGCCTCGCCCTGGGGCCAGCCCCAGCAGCCGCAGGAATCCCGTGGCTTCTTCTCGGGCCTGTTCGGCGGGGGCCGCTCGGCGCCGCCGCAGGGGCCTCAGGGACCGCAGCAGCCCTATCAGCAGCAGTACGCGCCCCCGCCCCCGCAGCCGCAGTACCCGCCGGGCTATAATCCCGGCATGTTCCAGCAGCGCGGCTCGGGCTTCCTCGGCAGCGCCCTGACCACCGCGGCGGGCGTGGCCGGCGGCATGGTCGCGGGCCATGCGCTGATGAACCTGTTCTCGGGCGGCAGCGGTGCCGCGACCCATGCCGCGTCCTCGGCCGCCAGCGGCTTCCTGCCGGCGGAAGGCGCGAGCCCCTGGAGCACCCCCACCGCCGCCACCCCGGCGACCGACCCGTATGACGCGGGCGGGGCGGAAAAGAGCGTGGCCGACAACTCCGGCTGGTCGAGCGGCGGCCAGCAGGCCGGCTGGGACCAGCCGGTCGCCGACCAGAGCTGGGACCAGGCCAGCGCCGATGACTCCGGCTGGTCGGACGGCGCCGGCAGCGACGACGAGTGGACCTGA
- the ygfZ gene encoding CAF17-like 4Fe-4S cluster assembly/insertion protein YgfZ translates to MTRLAHLSSRGVVEVGGEDRVTFLQGLVSNDVAQAAPGRAVWAALLTPQGKWLADFFILDDGTRLLLDCVRAQVPMLLARLARFRLRARVGLRDASEDLAVHVAWEGRPSLPSDALIAPDPRLPEAGWRVLAPAPLPGDAGAAAWDAHRLALGLPEADDLEAEKTVLLEAGFDELQGVSWSKGCYMGQELTARTKYRGLVKRRLVPVAVEGALPEPGTPVLRDGAEVGVMRSGQGMAGLALLRLEALGAGSLTCGPARLTPRPPAWMTLPAA, encoded by the coding sequence ATGACCCGTCTCGCGCATCTGTCCTCTCGCGGCGTGGTGGAAGTCGGCGGCGAGGACCGCGTGACCTTCCTCCAGGGCCTGGTTTCCAACGACGTGGCCCAGGCCGCGCCCGGCCGGGCGGTGTGGGCCGCCCTGCTGACGCCGCAAGGTAAGTGGCTTGCGGATTTCTTCATCCTCGACGACGGCACGCGGCTGCTGCTCGACTGCGTGCGCGCCCAGGTGCCGATGCTGCTGGCGCGACTGGCGCGCTTTCGGCTGCGCGCGCGGGTCGGCCTGCGCGATGCCTCGGAGGACCTGGCGGTGCACGTGGCCTGGGAGGGCAGGCCGTCGCTGCCGTCCGATGCGCTGATCGCCCCGGATCCCCGTCTGCCGGAGGCGGGCTGGCGCGTGCTGGCCCCCGCCCCGCTGCCGGGCGATGCCGGCGCGGCGGCGTGGGATGCGCACCGGCTTGCCCTGGGACTGCCCGAGGCCGACGACCTGGAAGCGGAGAAGACGGTATTGCTGGAGGCCGGCTTCGACGAACTGCAGGGCGTGTCCTGGAGCAAGGGCTGCTACATGGGCCAGGAGCTGACCGCGCGCACGAAATACCGCGGCCTGGTCAAGCGCCGGCTGGTGCCGGTGGCGGTGGAGGGCGCGCTGCCCGAGCCCGGCACGCCGGTGCTGCGGGACGGGGCGGAGGTCGGCGTCATGCGCAGTGGCCAGGGAATGGCCGGGCTGGCGCTGCTGCGGCTGGAGGCGCTCGGCGCTGGCTCCCTGACCTGTGGCCCGGCCCGGCTGACGCCGCGCCCGCCTGCCTGGATGACCCTGCCGGCCGCCTGA
- a CDS encoding dihydroorotase, whose protein sequence is MSAHYDLIIRGGTCVLPWGMEQTDVGVRDGRIAGLGIGTDATAAETIDATGLHVLPGLIDPHVHLRDAGDAANAAVESMPTGTKAAVLGGVVAVFDMPNTRPALVDATTLAVKQDYAERVAWCDIGFYVGATKTNVPALAELETGRGVCAVKVFAGSSTGDLLVDDDAGIERVMRSGRRRIAYHSEDEARLQTRKPQFKSGDPYAFHMEWRDEECAFLGTRRLMALARRTGRAAHILHVSTAQELEYLKDFRDVATCEVLVNHLTQVAPDCYERLGGYGVMNPPIRGERHRAAAWAALRDGTVDCIGSDHAPHPRAAKERPWPECHSGLTGVQTLVPVMLDHVNAGRLSLPRLVDLMCAGPARVYGIVGKGRLAAGYDADFTLVDMRRTRRIEESWIASPCGWTPFAGMQVTGWPVATIIRGMPVMREDEVLGAPRGRLVRFAG, encoded by the coding sequence ATGTCCGCGCATTACGACCTGATCATCCGCGGCGGCACCTGCGTGCTGCCCTGGGGCATGGAACAGACCGATGTCGGCGTCCGCGACGGGCGCATCGCCGGCCTGGGCATCGGCACGGACGCCACCGCCGCCGAGACCATCGACGCCACCGGGCTGCACGTGCTGCCGGGGCTGATCGACCCGCATGTGCATCTGCGCGACGCCGGCGACGCGGCCAACGCCGCCGTCGAGAGCATGCCCACCGGCACGAAGGCCGCGGTGCTTGGCGGGGTGGTGGCGGTGTTCGACATGCCGAACACCAGGCCGGCGCTGGTCGACGCCACCACGCTCGCGGTCAAGCAGGATTACGCCGAGCGCGTCGCCTGGTGCGACATCGGCTTCTATGTCGGCGCCACCAAGACGAACGTCCCCGCCCTGGCCGAGCTGGAAACCGGTCGCGGCGTCTGCGCGGTGAAGGTGTTCGCCGGATCCTCCACCGGCGACCTGCTGGTCGACGACGACGCCGGCATCGAGCGGGTCATGCGCAGCGGCCGCCGCCGCATCGCCTATCACAGCGAGGACGAGGCCCGGCTGCAGACCCGCAAGCCGCAGTTCAAATCCGGCGATCCCTATGCCTTTCACATGGAATGGCGCGACGAGGAATGCGCCTTCCTGGGCACGCGGCGGCTGATGGCACTGGCCCGGCGCACCGGGCGGGCGGCGCATATCCTGCACGTCTCCACCGCGCAGGAACTGGAATACCTCAAGGATTTCCGTGACGTCGCCACCTGCGAGGTGCTGGTGAACCACCTGACGCAGGTGGCCCCGGATTGCTACGAGCGGCTCGGCGGCTATGGCGTGATGAACCCGCCGATCCGCGGCGAGCGCCACCGCGCCGCCGCCTGGGCGGCCTTGCGCGACGGCACGGTGGATTGCATCGGCTCCGACCACGCCCCGCACCCGCGCGCGGCGAAGGAACGGCCCTGGCCGGAATGCCATTCCGGCCTGACCGGGGTGCAGACCCTGGTGCCGGTGATGCTGGACCACGTCAATGCCGGGCGGCTGTCGCTGCCGCGGCTGGTGGACCTGATGTGCGCGGGGCCGGCACGCGTGTACGGCATCGTCGGCAAGGGGCGTCTGGCCGCCGGCTACGACGCCGATTTCACCCTGGTGGACATGCGCCGGACCCGGCGGATCGAGGAAAGCTGGATCGCCAGCCCCTGCGGCTGGACACCCTTCGCGGGCATGCAGGTGACGGGCTGGCCGGTCGCCACCATCATCCGCGGCATGCCGGTGATGCGCGAGGACGAGGTGCTCGGCGCCCCGCGCGGCCGGCTGGTGAGATTCGCCGGATAA